One genomic region from Ochotona princeps isolate mOchPri1 chromosome 5, mOchPri1.hap1, whole genome shotgun sequence encodes:
- the LOC101521837 gene encoding intraflagellar transport protein 70A-like, whose translation MAGLNIPQIPDGEFTAVVYRLIRDARYAEAVQLLGGELQRCPKSRAGLSLLGYCYYRLQEFALAAECYEQLSQLYPELEQYRLYQAQALYKACLFPEATRVAFLLLDNPTYHNRVLRLQAAIKYSEGDLPGARSLVEQLLSDAMITCQTAPDEAFIKLDGLAGMLTEQLRKLTIQVQEARHSRDDEGIKKAVNEYDDTLEKYIPVLMAQAKIYWNLENYSMVEKIFRKSVEFCNDHDVWKLNVAHVLFMQENKYKEAIGFYEPIVKKHYDNILSVSAVVLANLCVSYIMTSQNEEAEELMRKIEKEEEQLSYDDPDKKTYHLCIVNLVIGTLYCAKGNYDFGISRVIKSLEPYNKKLGTDTWYYAKRCFLSLLENMSKHTIMLRDSVIQECVQFLENCELYGRNIPAVIEQPLEEERMHIGKNTVTYESRQLRALIYEIIGWNTW comes from the exons ATGGCAGggttgaacatcccacagatCCCCGATGGGGAGTTCACGGCGGTCGTGTACCGGCTCATCCGCGATGCCCGGTACGCCGAGGCCGTGCAGCTGCTGGGCGGAGAGCTGCAGCGCTGCCCCAAGAGCCGCGCCGGCCTCtccctgctgggctactgctaCTACCGCCTGCAGGAGTTCGCGCTGGCGGCCGAGTGCTATGAGCAGCTCAGCCAGCTGTACCCAGAGCTCGAGCAGTACCGCCTGTACCAGGCCCAGGCCCTGTACAAGGCCTGCCTGTTCCCAGAGGCCACTCGGGTTGCCTTCCTCCTGCTGGACAACCCCACCTACCACAACCGGGTGCTCCGGCTGCAAGCTGCCATCAAGTACAGCGAGGGCGACctgcctggggccaggagcctggtggaGCAGCTGCTCAGTG ATGCCATGATCACTTGCCAGACAGCTCCCGATGAAGCCTTCATTAAGCTGGATGGGCTGGCAGGGATGCTGACAGAGCAGCTCCGGAAACTCACCATACAAGTACAGGAAGCAAGACACAGCAGAGATGATGAAGGAATCAAAAAGGCGGTGAATGAGTACGATGACACCCTGGAGAAGTACATCCCCGTGCTGATGGCTCAGGCAAAAATCTACTGGAACCTTGAGAATTACTCGATGGTGGAGAAGATCTTCCGCAAATCTGTGGAGTTCTGTAACGACCACGATGTGTGGAAGCTGAACGTCGCTCATGTTCTGTTCATGCAGGAAAACAAGTACAAAGAAGCCATCGGGTTTTATGAGCCCATAGTCAAGAAGCATTACGATAACATCCTCAGTGTCAGTGCTGTTGTATTAGCTAACCTGTGTGTTTCCTACATTATGACAAGTCAAAATGAGGAGGCTGAAGAGCTGATGAGGAAgattgagaaagaggaagagcagcTCTCCTATGACGACCCAGATAAGAAAACCTATCATCTGTGCATTGTGAATCTGGTGATAGGAACACTCTATTGTGCCAAAGGAAATTATGATTTTGGCATTTCTCGAGTGATCAAAAGCTTGGAACCTTATAATAAAAAACTAGGCACTGATACCTGGTACTATGCTAAGAGATGTTTCTTGTCTTTGTTAGAAAACATGTCAAAACACACAATCATGCTACGTGACAGTGTCATTCAAGAATGTGTTCAGTTTCTAGAAAACTGTGAACTTTACGGCAGAAACATACCTGCTGTTATAGAACAACCCCTGGAAGAAGAAAGGATGCATATTGGAAAGAATACAGTCACATATGAATCCAGGCAGCTAAGAGCTTTGATTTATGAGATCATAGGCTGGAATACTTGGTAA